The following DNA comes from Planctomycetia bacterium.
CTCCCAACTGCCAGATTCTCTCGTCGCGTATCAACCCTCTCAACTGCCCGTGCTGGGCAGACGCTGCGATTTCGCCGCTTCGCCATGCCTCTCTCGCTTGCCAGACGATCTTGAGAAATACCGCGGGAAAACGCAGAAAAAGCGCCACTTGCCATTGACCGCCTTGTCAAAGCGGTTATCACCCTGACCCTTGAGTGGGGTTTCTGCGTACGTGTCCAACGGGGCCACTGGCTCGCCGGGGAACGCAACGGGACACCCAGTTTGCTCGGACCACAACTCCGCCTGGGGGAAGGCGACAGTTGCCGAGCGAAGGGAACCGGAAGGTTGGACACGAAAGGAGGCTGCAGTGATTCGGGCTAAATCCTTGGCATGGATCGGCGGAGTGGGCTTGCTGGGATTGACCCCGGCGGCAGTGTTCGCACAGGGGCTGCCCTTACCGCCTGCACCAGATAATACGGTGCCTGTACAAGTCGCGCCACCATCGGCTGATGTGGTGCAAACGGGCGGCGAGAGGTCAACTCGTCCTCGCGACATCCTCAAGGATGGCGTCGAGTATCATCGCAAGTTTGAATTTGAACTCGCGGATGTCTACCTCAAGAAAGCCCAGGAACTGCGCACCAGCCTCAGTGCTGCTGAGCAGAAGGAACTGGATACTTTTGTTCAGAATAATTCCAAAGCGCTGGCCATGCGCAAGCAAGGCCAGGAAATGATCAAGCGCGCCAGCGATTTCATCAATGCTGGCAAGTATCAGGAAGCTGATGCCTTGGTCAAAGGCCTGAAAGCCAACACCTATCTCTCCACGCAGGATCGTCAGAGCGTTGCAACGCTCAGCGATGCCTTGAGCAGATCAACAGGTTCTGTTGCCAATGCCAATCCTGTGGTTGTTGCCCAGCAACAGCCCAGCGTTACTCCTAAGGTTAACACTCCTGCTGACATGTTCGCTGCCGCCCAGGCTGCCTTCAAGCAGGGCAACTACGATGAAGCTCAAGCCTATGCTCTTAGCGCCAAGCAGGCAGGTTACAAGACTCGCTGGCCATGGGAACAGAATCCTGACAAGCTGATGAGCGAAATCGTTGTCGCTCGTTCACGTGCTGCCAAGTCTGGCACCATGACGGCCAGTGCTCCTGCAGACCAGAAGCAGGCTCAGGCCAAGCAGTTGTGCATGCAAGCAATGCAGGCTCTGCAAGCTGGCGATATCGTCACTGCCAAGAAGCTGACCAAGCAGGCGGAAGACCTCAAGGTCAACATGGCCTGGTTTGAAGATTACACTCCTGCCAAGCTGAATGAAGCCATTGCTCGTGCTGAACGGGCTGGTGCTGCCAGCACTAAGGTTGCCAGCAACGTTCCAAGCGATCCACGCGTTGCAGTCAAGGAAGCTCGTGTTGCTCTGGCTCAAGGCAACTTCGATCGCGCTCAGGAACTGTGCAATAGCGCTCGCCTGGCCAAGAAAGACTGGGGCCTCTTTGAAGACAATCCAGACAAGGTTCTGGCTGATGTCATGAAGAGCCGGGAAACTGTCAACGGCAAACGTGCTGGTGAACTCCTTGTTCAGGCTCGTCAGCATCTGAACACAGGCAATCTCGATGAAGCAGAAAAATGCTGTGCTCAATCGAAGATGCTCAAGAGTGAGTATGGCATGTTCGAGGACTTCGGTGGCGAACGTCCCGACAAGCTGATGGCTGAGATTCAGGCCAAGAAGGCAGTGGCAGTCAAGACTAAACCACTGGCTCCACTCAACGAAGTCGCCAAGACTCCAGATGTTAATTCCAAAGTGGTTGCCAGCAATATGACGGCTCCTGCTGTACCTCCAGTCAGCAAGCCGCCCGTCACGACGCCACCTGCTATGCCTCAGCAACCCGTTCCTCAGGTTGCAGCTAATAACGATTCAAAGGTCACTCAGGCTAACCGCCTGATGGCTGAAGCCCGTATGGACCTGAACAAGGGACAGTACGAGGCTGCTCTGCAGAAAGCTGCCACCGTCAAATCGATGGGTGTTGCCACAGCTGATAACCCCGACAGCATCCTGGCTGCAGTCAAAGCCATTGAAGCCACACGCGATGCCAAGGCTAATCCTGCCGTAGCTGATGTCAAGCGAACCAAGGCTCTGCAACTGCTGGCCAATGCCCGTGTGATGACCAAATCTGGTGATATCATGGGCGCCCGCAAGGCTGTCATGGAAGCCAAGGCGCTGGGTGTTGTCTATCAACAGGGCGATGAACTGCCTGAAACCATGCTGGCTGATCTTCAAGTCAAGGCTCGTCAGCAGGTGGATACCTACACTAAAGCTGCTGAGACTCTGGCTCAGCGAGGCAGAACAGGTGAAGCTCAGCAGTATCGCAATTACGTCACCAACCTGGCCATGACCTTTAATGTGCCTGCCCCTCAAATGGGCAACACTACCACAGTGCCTGGCACATTGACTGTCCCTGCTGCAACGGATGTTGCCAGCCAGGGTAAGAAACTCTGCAGCGACATTGAACAGTGCGTCCGCGAAGGACAACTAGTTCAGGCTCGCAAGCTGGCCAATGCACTGTACGAAGGCCCTTACGGCATGAAGACCCAGGCTGGTCAGTACCTGGCACAGCTCGATGCTGCTGACATGAAAGCTGCCATCAAGACTTCTGAGCAGTACTACGACCTGGTCGTCAAGGCCATGAACCGCAAGGAATTTGATCTGGCTAAGAGCTATGCCGAAAAAATCGACCGCAAACTGCTCGATGAAGCCAAGAGCAAACATCTGAACGAACTCCTCTCCAGCCCTGTGTTCCAGACTGAAAAAAGTCTGATCCAGATGGCAGGCGGAGTGCAGGATGTTCCCAATAAAGCCAGTGGTCAGAGTGCCTTGCTCGACGATGTCCGCAAGAAGCACGAAATTGAATCCCAGCGATTGAATGAACTCAAGAATACGAGCATTGCTCGTGCTCAGAAACTGTCCCAGCAGGGCAACTTCGATGGCGCCATTGTTGAACTGAAGAGCACGCTGGAAACCGTCAAGAAAGCCGATGTCGATGTTCCCAAGGCAGCTGAAATGGCTCGCCAGCTCGAGTTCAAGCTCAAGAACTATGAACGAGTCAACGAACAGGTTGCCTTCGAACGCGAAGCTCGCGAGAAGCTGGATTCCAAACAGAATGCCAAGCTCCGCAAGGTCGCTGACGAGGAAAACCGCCGTAACCAGGTCACTTCACTGATGACCGAGTACAGGAACTTCATGAAGGAAGGCAAGTTTGCCGAGGCGGAAGCCCGTGCAGAACGTGCCCTGGCTATTGATCCTGACAACGTCGCCATCGACGCTGCCCGTGAACAGGCCAGGACGATTCGTAATCTTTCAGAAGAAAAACGCATTGTTCGTACCGGACAGGATCAGTTCGTACGTGCAATGGATGACTTAGGCAGTAAAGCCGTGGTAAGTGATGATAATCCTGTTCAGTTCACCCCTGACTTCCAGTCAAAGTCCATGGGACGTATTCAAAAAGTCGTGGAACGCATGAACCGCGACAAGAAGGACGAACTGCCCAGTAACAGCAAGTTGTATTCCAATGTAAGCGTCGACTTCCGCAATAAGCCTCTGGTGGAAGTGGTTGATGAACTGCGAACTCTCAGCCAGACCAACATGCTGATTGAAGCTTTCGCCCTGGAATATGCTGGCATCGATCCCAAGATGCCCATCTCTGTGACACTGAACAACGTGCCACTGAAGACAGTTCTGAACGCTGTACTCAGCAACGCACAGTTGACCTACTACGTCAAGGATGGTGTGATCAACATCACCACCAGGGAAGCCCGTTCCAGCCATAAAATACGCCGCAGCTATGCGGTGCACGATATCATCGTCCCACGCGATGACATGGCGAATCTGCCTAACCTGAACAATCAGCAGGCAGTACCGGTTTCCACCACAGGTGTAAGTGATTTCAATGCCTTCGCTGGCCAGGGTGGCAATCGGGATAGCTACAACCCACCCGCGCAGAATCTCAACGGCGCTCAGTTGCAGCCTCGCCGTACAGGCCAGACGCTGGAAAAGCAGTTGATTCATCTCATCACCAGCAGTATCGAACCGGAAAGCTGGAAGGGTTCTGCTTCTGGTGGTACAGGCACCATTGAATACTATCCCATGGGTATGACTCTGGTGGTTTCTCAATCTTCCGACATACAGGAACAGATTGATGAACTGATCAAGCGTCTCCGTGAGCTGCAGGAAGTGCAGATCACCGTCGAAGTCCGTATCCTCACGCTGACGGATGATTTCTTCGAACGCATGGGTGTGGACTTCAATGTCTCCATACCGGACAAGCAGACCCAGTTTGATCAGCAGGTGGCTTCTGCCAACTTCGCCCCCAACGGCATGCTCAATTATCCTGATCATACCAGTGGTGTGGTGGTGGGTCTGACTCCTGCCGGTAACTTTACCAACAATCTGAACATCCCCATCTCCAATGACAGCTACCGTGCAGCTCGTCTGCCTACCGGTTTCGCTGGAATCGGTGCTCCGGGACAAACAGGTGGTCTGGATGTGGGTGTAGCGTTCCTCAGCAGTATCCAGGTGTTCCTGGTGATGGAAGCTGTTCAGGGTGATATCCGCAACAGTACGCTGCAGGCACCTAAGATCACCATGTTCAATGGGCAGGCTGCCTCGATCAGCACTGTCCAACAGGAACTGTTCGTGACTGCAGTCACTGCTACGCCTAATTTCTTCAACGGTATTCCAGTGTTCACTCCTGTTCAACAGGCGTTCAATTCTGGAATCACGCTGACAGTTCAGGCGGTTGTTACCAACGACCGTCGATATGTGCAGTTGACCATGCAGCCTGTCATTCAGCGTGTGACAGATGGTTCAAGAGTCTTTAATGCTGTGGCAGGCATTAGCGTACAACAGCCTGTTACAGAAACCATTACCCTGGCAACTACGGTCATGGTGCCTGATGGCGGTACGATTCTTGTTGGTGGATTGAAAACGATGCGTGAACAACGCCGCGAATTCGGTCCTCCTATCCTCAGCAAGATTCCATATGTCAATCGCCTATTCCGCAATCAGTCATATGGTAAGTCAGCTAACTCACTGATGTTCATGGTGACTCCACGCATCATCATCAATGAAGAAGAGGAAGAAAAGATCGGTAACACCTTTGTTCAGTAAGCTGAACAGAACCTGATAATTTGAAAGCCGGTAACTGAAAGTTACCGGCTTTTTTCGTGTCGTGGGTCACGATTGTATCGTGACAATTCACACTTTAACGATCTCTCTCTACCACAAACCGCAGCACCTCACGCAAGACAGCAGCCCGTTCCCCCAGTTGATCCACTGCCATCATTCCCCGTTCGTAAGCTGCTTGCAACTCTTGTCTGGTTCTTTCAATTCCCAAGAGTCCCGGATACGTCAGCTTGCCCTTGTCCGCATCCTTCTGAGTCGCTTTCCCCAGTTGTTCAGGCTGGCTTTGTACGTCGAGCAGATCGTCAGTAATCTGAAATGCCAAGCCCAGCGATTCTGCAAACCGGTTCAAATGAGCCAGTTTTTCGGAGTCGTATTTTCCCTGCCAGGCTGTAAGTGCCCCCAGCCGAACCGATACTCGCAACAGTGCCCCAGTCTTTCGCTCGTGGATTGACTGCAATTGTTGTAATGAACCCGCTTTGCCTTCCTGCAGGATGTCATCCATCTGCCCACCGATCATGCCAGTAAGGCCCGCAGCCTGGGACAACTCTTTGATGCAGTTCCGCGAAAGTTCAGACGAAGCCACTTCTTCAGCAAGCACCTGAAACGCGAGTGTCAGCAGGGCATCACCCGTCAGGATGGCCGTCGCTTCATCAAACTGCTTATGACAGGTGGGCCGGCCTCGCCGAAGGTCATCATCATCCATTGCAGGTAGATCATCATGGATGAGCGAATAGTTATGAATCATCTCCACCGCTGCTGCCGCTGGCAATGCTGTGATTCGTGTTCCGCCCATGGCTTCGCAGGTCATCAGCACCAGGGCAGGTCGGATGCGTTTGCCTGGCGCCAGCAGACAATACCGTATCGATTCGATCAATCGCTTCTGTACAACTTGCTGCTGTTCCAGTCGATCCACGTAAGCCGTCAGCCAGAAATCTATCTCGATCTGGAGTGTTTTCAGATATTGTGGAAACGAATCTACAGTCATGGCGACCTACATCCTGGAATCTGGATCGGAAAGGAAAGGTTCCAGGATTGGCTTGCCGGTTTCATCCGTACCAGTCAGTTTGATGATCTTCGCTTCACCAGTCTTCAGCAAGCCATGACAATGCTTAATCAGGCCGATGCCATCCTCATAAGCTTTCAGCGAATCCGCCAGAGGCAACTGGCCCGTTTCCATGCGGCGAACCAGTTCTTCCAGCTTGCCAATGGCATCTTCGAATGTGGTGTTTTTTTTGATTTCCATGCTGCTATCTTATTCCCTGCTGATGACCGTGCTTCTGATTTTTCCCTGATGAAGGACAGTTTCCAGTGTTTCCCCCGGCTCAACCTCATTACTCCGACTGACAGTATCGCCGTTTTCCAGTTTACGGGTCAGGCTGTAGCCTCGTGAGAGTACCTGTAGTGGAGACAAGGCTGCCAGCATCGATGCTTGCCGAGCCAGGTCTTTCTGCAGCTGAACCAGCCTCGTTGTCGTAGCTCGCACCAGTCGTTCGTTCCAATCGTCCACATTTTCCCTTGCATCGGTCAGTTGCTGCATAGGACGCGCAAACAGGCGATGTTGACGCAATCGCTGAAGTCTTTCCCATTCCCAGCGTAACTGATCCACGGTGTTGTGTCGCAAGGTTCGATAGAGTGCTGTCAGCCGCTCATGCCAATCTGATCTTGATGGAACAGCAAGGCCTGCTGCAGCGGTAGGTGTGGGGGCACGCAAGTCCGCCACCATATCTGCAATCGTCGTATCAGGCTCGTGGCCTATGCCGGTAATGATGGGAATGCTTGAACGATGGATGGCTTCAGCCAGCACTTCTTCGTTGAAAGCCCAGAGGTCTTCCAAACTGCCACCACCACGGGCGAGGATGAGCAGATCGGGCTGCGGATCAAGGCTGTTGAGCCGAGTAATAGTCTTGGCGATGTTTCCCGCTGCAGTTTCACCTTGCACAGGCACCGGCACCACCCAGATTTCTGTCAGCGCCCAGCGTTCCCGGATAATGCGTAACATATCCCGCAGCACAGCCCCGCTTTCGCTGGTGACCAGCCCCAACCGCTTGGGAAATGTTGGAATGGGCTTCTTGTGTTCGGGGCTAAACCACCCCTTGGCTTCGAGCTTTTCGTACAGTTGCCTGAACGCCAGTTCGAGTGGCCCGATGCCTTGCGGCACTATCGAGGAGGCAATCAGCGAGCATTCGCCGTACGGCGCATAGAAATCGAGCTGTCCTTTTACGATGATGGTCAAGCCATTCTTCATCTCGAACTTGAGA
Coding sequences within:
- a CDS encoding polyprenyl synthetase family protein, giving the protein MTVDSFPQYLKTLQIEIDFWLTAYVDRLEQQQVVQKRLIESIRYCLLAPGKRIRPALVLMTCEAMGGTRITALPAAAAVEMIHNYSLIHDDLPAMDDDDLRRGRPTCHKQFDEATAILTGDALLTLAFQVLAEEVASSELSRNCIKELSQAAGLTGMIGGQMDDILQEGKAGSLQQLQSIHERKTGALLRVSVRLGALTAWQGKYDSEKLAHLNRFAESLGLAFQITDDLLDVQSQPEQLGKATQKDADKGKLTYPGLLGIERTRQELQAAYERGMMAVDQLGERAAVLREVLRFVVERDR
- the xseB gene encoding exodeoxyribonuclease VII small subunit — protein: MEIKKNTTFEDAIGKLEELVRRMETGQLPLADSLKAYEDGIGLIKHCHGLLKTGEAKIIKLTGTDETGKPILEPFLSDPDSRM
- the xseA gene encoding exodeoxyribonuclease VII large subunit, which gives rise to MPTKQPTLFTDAPVTVSQITGELRDLLNETYADVSVIGEVTNLNKHISGHYYFSIKDASATLKCKMWSSSVKRLKFEMKNGLTIIVKGQLDFYAPYGECSLIASSIVPQGIGPLELAFRQLYEKLEAKGWFSPEHKKPIPTFPKRLGLVTSESGAVLRDMLRIIRERWALTEIWVVPVPVQGETAAGNIAKTITRLNSLDPQPDLLILARGGGSLEDLWAFNEEVLAEAIHRSSIPIITGIGHEPDTTIADMVADLRAPTPTAAAGLAVPSRSDWHERLTALYRTLRHNTVDQLRWEWERLQRLRQHRLFARPMQQLTDARENVDDWNERLVRATTTRLVQLQKDLARQASMLAALSPLQVLSRGYSLTRKLENGDTVSRSNEVEPGETLETVLHQGKIRSTVISRE